The following coding sequences lie in one Oceanotoga teriensis genomic window:
- a CDS encoding L7Ae/L30e/S12e/Gadd45 family ribosomal protein: MNEDKILTLIGFSSRANKFAFGKEGLRSYISKPRKHKLVVIASDASKNTLKDLMNKCSHYGIKYVLLESKNKLDLAKAVGKIEVSAVGIEDESIIKGIIDLVNGGDN, translated from the coding sequence ATGAATGAAGATAAAATACTCACTTTAATAGGATTTTCTTCTCGTGCTAATAAATTCGCCTTTGGCAAGGAGGGTTTGAGAAGTTATATTTCAAAACCAAGAAAACATAAATTGGTAGTAATTGCTTCTGATGCAAGTAAGAACACTTTAAAAGATTTAATGAATAAATGTTCTCACTATGGTATTAAATATGTTTTATTGGAAAGCAAAAATAAATTGGACTTGGCCAAAGCTGTTGGCAAAATTGAAGTTTCTGCTGTAGGTATTGAAGATGAGAGTATAATTAAAGGTATTATTGATTTAGTTAATGGGGGTGATAATTAA
- the infB gene encoding translation initiation factor IF-2, with protein sequence MSKTRVYEMAKDIGMNTKDFIQLLKNEFNIKVKSHMSTLEDDTVEAILDLMEEENKKKIAKKETTKNIKKDSKSKEKNENNSKKEVEPPIKPEGENKIEEIIIAQDELKLDKLAQKMGKNQNDLIKAMFMQGIVLRPGQDLSPEMVEDIALNMNYLVTIKEASKVSSDPAQHIINKWDEYYKYNSKKLKIRPPVVTVMGHVDHGKTTLLDNIRGESVAESEAGGITQSIGAYQVEYNNKKITFIDTPGHEAFTEMRARGAQATDIVILIVAADDGVMPQTIEAYNHAKDAGVPIIVAINKVDKPNANVELTKQQMVAKLNLIPEDWGGDTITVEISAKSGKGIEDLLEMILLVSEVEEIKCKPNGNARAVIIDSKLDKFLGPIATVIVKDGVLKTGDFFIAGSTHGKVRRMLDDKGKTIKAAGPSTPVQLLGFDEVADMHSILYVVDTLDEARNISSIKKEMLNIQNQRISKKHVKLEDLMKMMEEDQKKVLNIVLKASTFGEIEALKNSISKLQNKDIDIEVIHAGIGSITNSDVMLASASDAVIMGFRVKADSKTIKEAEKEGIQIKKYDIIFNLIDDLKKALQGMLDPEEKEEITGSGKIKEVFKIKKVGNIAGVQILEGFVTRNGKVRIYRNGGLVNDVSIESLKHYKDEVKMVDAPKECGIKFENFDDISSGDELEFYRYVQIERQLDFNK encoded by the coding sequence ATGTCTAAAACCCGTGTATATGAAATGGCCAAAGATATTGGCATGAATACAAAAGATTTTATACAACTTTTAAAAAATGAATTCAATATAAAAGTTAAAAGTCATATGAGTACACTGGAAGACGATACAGTAGAAGCAATATTGGATTTAATGGAAGAAGAAAATAAGAAAAAAATTGCAAAAAAAGAAACAACAAAGAACATAAAAAAAGATTCTAAATCAAAAGAAAAAAATGAAAATAATTCTAAAAAAGAGGTTGAACCACCAATTAAACCTGAAGGAGAAAATAAAATAGAAGAAATTATAATTGCACAAGATGAATTAAAACTTGATAAATTGGCTCAAAAAATGGGTAAAAATCAAAATGATTTAATAAAAGCTATGTTCATGCAAGGAATAGTTTTAAGACCTGGTCAAGACTTAAGTCCAGAAATGGTAGAAGATATAGCTTTAAATATGAATTACCTTGTAACAATAAAAGAAGCTTCAAAAGTATCTTCTGATCCAGCTCAACATATTATAAATAAATGGGATGAATATTATAAATACAATTCTAAAAAATTAAAAATAAGACCTCCAGTTGTAACTGTTATGGGACATGTTGACCATGGAAAGACTACTTTATTGGATAATATCAGAGGCGAAAGCGTTGCTGAAAGTGAGGCTGGCGGAATAACCCAATCAATCGGAGCTTATCAGGTTGAATACAACAACAAAAAAATCACTTTTATTGATACTCCTGGTCATGAAGCTTTCACTGAAATGAGAGCAAGGGGTGCACAGGCAACAGATATAGTTATTTTAATAGTAGCAGCTGATGATGGCGTTATGCCTCAAACTATTGAAGCATATAATCACGCTAAAGATGCCGGTGTTCCTATAATAGTTGCAATTAATAAAGTAGATAAACCTAATGCAAATGTAGAATTAACAAAACAACAGATGGTTGCAAAGTTAAATCTCATACCTGAAGATTGGGGTGGAGATACTATAACAGTTGAAATTTCTGCAAAATCTGGTAAAGGTATAGAAGACTTATTAGAAATGATTCTCTTAGTTTCTGAAGTGGAAGAGATAAAATGTAAACCTAATGGAAATGCAAGGGCAGTAATTATAGATAGTAAGCTCGATAAATTTCTTGGACCTATTGCTACAGTAATAGTAAAAGATGGGGTTTTAAAAACAGGTGATTTCTTTATAGCTGGCTCTACTCACGGGAAAGTTAGGAGAATGCTCGATGATAAAGGAAAAACTATAAAAGCTGCTGGCCCTTCAACACCTGTACAATTATTAGGATTTGATGAAGTTGCAGACATGCACTCAATACTTTATGTTGTAGATACTTTAGATGAAGCAAGAAATATATCTTCAATAAAAAAAGAAATGTTGAATATTCAAAATCAAAGAATATCAAAAAAACATGTTAAGCTTGAAGATCTCATGAAAATGATGGAAGAAGATCAAAAAAAGGTTTTAAATATAGTATTAAAAGCGAGTACATTTGGTGAAATTGAAGCTTTAAAAAATTCTATAAGTAAATTACAAAATAAAGACATTGATATTGAAGTTATACATGCAGGAATAGGTTCTATAACAAATAGTGATGTAATGCTTGCTTCTGCTTCTGATGCTGTAATAATGGGATTCAGAGTTAAAGCTGATTCTAAAACCATTAAAGAAGCGGAAAAAGAAGGAATACAAATAAAAAAATATGATATAATATTTAATTTAATAGACGATTTGAAGAAAGCCTTACAAGGTATGCTCGATCCAGAAGAAAAAGAAGAAATAACTGGTTCTGGAAAAATAAAAGAAGTCTTTAAAATTAAAAAAGTTGGAAATATCGCTGGTGTACAAATACTCGAAGGATTTGTAACCAGAAATGGAAAAGTTAGAATATATAGAAATGGTGGATTAGTAAATGATGTTTCAATTGAAAGTCTTAAACATTATAAAGATGAAGTAAAAATGGTTGATGCTCCTAAAGAATGTGGAATAAAATTTGAAAATTTTGATGATATATCTTCAGGGGATGAACTTGAATTTTATAGATATGTTCAAATAGAAAGACAACTTGATTTCAATAAATAA
- a CDS encoding ATP-binding cassette domain-containing protein, with protein sequence MFLIGISLFIIIWFIISLFYSPLILPSPILTFKTLFSLFITQDFWINYFDTLLKSIIGFSLSIIIGIPIGLLAGIKNNFYKMIRPIVMILQGAPVISYIAITMLWFGIGFYTPVFVSFIIILPTLILNISEGIKSTDTKLLEMANIYKVSKSYIYKYIFLPSIIPFLISSLKIISGTLWRSIVAGEFLAGSKGIGYSLALAKSTLNTEEVFAYTIFLILNGIIFEKLILKLNFKPKISLKNNKIIKSKNINKNNELILKNVSKCFNNKYVLKNFSYDFSQNIIYCIAGESGIGKTTILKIISGLLPSSSGELISSKKRLSYIFQEDRLIPWLNVKDNIKFVSPNISDKKIKDILSSLNIYDSLEKYPEELSGGMKKRVNIARAISYNSDIILMDEPFSSLDIKNKNNIIKDFKNTIFNKNLKIILVSHEPFEIANLAQEIIVLEENFKFKKLILNKNMSVTDKTILIQNFMIGENI encoded by the coding sequence ATGTTTTTAATTGGGATATCTTTATTTATAATTATATGGTTTATAATATCTCTTTTTTACAGTCCCTTAATTCTTCCAAGTCCAATACTAACTTTTAAAACACTTTTTTCTCTATTTATAACTCAAGATTTTTGGATAAATTATTTTGATACTCTTTTAAAAAGTATAATTGGATTTTCTTTGAGTATTATAATTGGTATTCCAATAGGTCTTTTAGCTGGTATTAAAAATAATTTTTATAAAATGATAAGACCAATAGTCATGATTCTTCAAGGTGCTCCTGTAATATCTTATATAGCCATAACAATGTTATGGTTTGGCATAGGATTTTATACTCCTGTATTTGTATCTTTTATAATAATACTTCCAACATTGATATTGAATATATCAGAAGGTATTAAATCTACAGATACTAAATTATTAGAAATGGCTAATATTTATAAAGTATCTAAATCTTATATTTATAAATATATTTTTTTGCCATCCATAATACCTTTCTTAATATCAAGCTTAAAAATAATTTCGGGAACATTATGGAGATCTATAGTCGCAGGAGAGTTTTTAGCTGGATCTAAAGGAATCGGTTATTCTTTAGCTCTTGCAAAAAGTACTTTAAATACAGAAGAAGTCTTTGCATATACCATATTTTTAATATTAAATGGTATAATATTTGAGAAATTGATATTAAAATTAAATTTTAAGCCAAAAATATCCTTAAAAAATAACAAAATAATTAAATCTAAAAATATAAATAAAAATAATGAACTAATATTAAAAAATGTATCTAAATGCTTTAATAATAAATATGTATTAAAAAATTTCTCATATGATTTTTCACAAAATATTATATACTGTATAGCTGGAGAGTCGGGAATAGGAAAAACAACGATTTTAAAAATTATTTCTGGTCTTTTACCTTCATCGAGTGGTGAATTAATATCATCTAAAAAAAGATTATCTTATATATTTCAAGAAGATAGATTAATACCATGGCTAAATGTAAAGGATAATATAAAATTTGTTTCACCCAATATTTCAGATAAAAAAATTAAAGATATATTATCAAGTTTAAATATATATGATTCCTTAGAAAAATACCCCGAAGAATTATCTGGTGGTATGAAAAAAAGAGTTAATATTGCAAGAGCTATCTCATATAATTCAGATATCATATTAATGGATGAACCTTTTTCTTCTCTTGATATTAAAAATAAAAATAATATAATCAAAGACTTTAAAAATACTATATTCAATAAAAATTTAAAAATAATTTTAGTATCTCATGAACCATTTGAAATCGCTAATTTAGCACAAGAAATAATTGTTTTAGAAGAAAACTTCAAATTTAAAAAGTTAATTTTAAATAAAAATATGTCTGTAACAGATAAAACAATATTAATTCAAAATTTTATGATAGGAGAAAATATATGA
- a CDS encoding HAD family hydrolase has translation MTKNNFKNIKNIIFDLDGTLVNTKKFTLNAFKEVIKDLNINYTISDDEIIKYIGYPIDQIWKNLLNTNDDELIKKAILLLDEKEENIIEKTENVFFDNVLETLEFLKNKNKKLFILSNCNIKYLEAMLNKGLKKYIDSPHCSEMYGWRDKDFVIEHIMKKEKNNSFIMVGDRKHDIYSAKVNNIKSIGCSYGYGYDEIKDADAIIESIDKIKTFF, from the coding sequence ATGACAAAAAATAATTTTAAAAATATTAAAAATATTATATTTGATCTTGATGGAACACTTGTTAATACCAAAAAATTTACTTTAAACGCTTTTAAAGAAGTTATAAAAGATCTAAATATTAATTATACTATTTCAGATGATGAAATAATAAAATATATAGGATATCCTATAGATCAAATTTGGAAAAATCTTTTAAATACAAATGATGATGAATTGATAAAAAAAGCTATACTTCTGTTGGATGAAAAAGAAGAAAACATCATAGAAAAAACAGAAAATGTCTTTTTTGATAATGTTCTTGAAACTTTAGAATTTTTAAAAAATAAAAATAAAAAACTATTTATTCTTTCAAATTGTAATATTAAATATCTCGAAGCAATGTTGAATAAAGGCCTAAAAAAATATATAGATTCACCACATTGTTCTGAAATGTATGGGTGGAGAGATAAAGATTTTGTAATTGAACATATCATGAAAAAAGAAAAAAATAATTCTTTTATAATGGTTGGAGACAGGAAACATGATATATATTCTGCGAAAGTTAATAATATAAAGTCTATTGGTTGTTCTTATGGTTATGGCTATGATGAAATAAAAGATGCCGATGCAATTATTGAATCAATAGATAAAATTAAAACCTTTTTTTAA